In Desulfofustis limnaeus, the genomic stretch TGATCCAGTCGGCGCTATCGCCGGCTTCGTTGATGGCGGAACGCAAGTTACCCCGCCACGGCTTGCCGACGATGTTCAGCCCAGCATCGAGAATCACCAGCGCATCACGGCTCTTGCCGTTCTTGTCGCAGTTCCAGCCGCCGACATCCCAGCCTATGAAGTACGAGGATGCCTGCGCCGTGCCACTCATACCAGTCGAATCCTCCCGGTCAGCAGTTCCTGCATCATTCCCTGCTTGAGGGCGCGGGTCTTGTCGCGGCGGGCTTCGAGGGCGGCGAGTTCGGCGTCCATGTCGGAGAGGATCGTGGCGATGGCGGTTTGTTCGTCCAGTAAGAGTGGATAGAGAAGCTCAATTTTGGCGATGCTGGTCTTGCTGATTCCACTGACTTTTGTTCCCACGGCAAAGAACCGAAACTGCTCCTTGATGTTGCGAGTCTGGAAGCAGTAGCGTTTGAACAGATTTGCAAGGCCGTTACCCTTGCTCTTGGCAACAATGGTGTGCAGTCCAGATATATACCGGCGCCCTTCGGGATTCACGACGACAAGATGCTTGCTAGTACCTTCGTCGTCCTCAGAAGCATCAACGAAAACGATGTCTCCATCCTGTAGAAGCGCTGACGAACTGACTTCGGCCAAAGGAACATCAAGTTTCGGAATGTCGAGAATCTCGGCTTCGACATCGATATAGGTTTTTCTGGAGAGATGGATGTCGCCGTAATGGAGATAACAGTGGCCAGTATCCGAAAGCTGATCGCGCGAGGCTGACAACCCACCACTAAAAGCGAACACATCTCCCAACCGTTTCACCTCCCACGCTCCATCAAACCCTGGCAGGCGGATCTGGCCGGTGAGGAGTTGCTGCATGGCGGCCTGTTTGAGGTCGCGCTTCTTGGCGATGAGCTGGTCGAGCTTGGCGAGCAGGGCATCTACATCCGACAGCGCAGTGGCGATAGCTTCTTGTTCCTTGCGCGGAGGCAAAGTCACTTTCAATTTCTGGAACACGGGCATGTACACAGTATTGTGAATACTACCTGCCATCAACCTTTTCCACTCGGGTGCCATGAAGCGAAACAAGTAGACGAGATAATGATTGAAGACGAGCGGACCACAGATATAGTTAGTTTCTGTCCGGAAACCCTAACGGTTTGAAAATGTTTCACAATCCTGACAAAACAGGCTGCATTTTTTCTGCCGATCTGTTACACTGAGCGAGACAACCAACCGATATGTTTCGATATTTACCATCTGATCGGTGAGTCCATGCGCAGAAAACGCAATCCACAAACCACGATCTTCGAGGTTCTTGGCAAACATCCCGGACCTCGTGAGCTGGAACAGATGGACGCCATCCTGGCAACCGACCACCATCTGCTTGACCAGGCCTATGCCGATCTGCTCAAGAAAAGCCGCTCCGATACCGGCCGCCAGGGCATGACTGCCGAACAGGTAGTCCGCTGCACGCTCCTCAAACAGTTCCGCGAACTCAGCTACGATGATCTGGCCTATTATCTGGCCGACTCCCATTCGTTTCGCAGCTTCGTCCGCCTTGAACCGGGACACTTTCCGGCCAAATCGACCCTGCAGGAAAATATCAAGGCCCTGAGCGAAGAGGCCTGGCTGGCGATTCACCAGTTTCTGCTCGCCTACGCCCAGCAGGCTAAGATCGAGAACGGCCGGAAGATCCGACTCGACTCCACCGCCGTCCAAACGGATATCCACCGGCCGACCGATGCGACGTTGCTCTGGGACGGGATCCGGGTCATCACCCGCTGGCTGTTTGAGGGCAAGGAACTCAGCCCCTGTCCCGGCTATGGGTGCAGCGATCATCGGCGGGTGGTGAAGAAGCGGTTGCTGTCCATCCAGAACGCTACCAAGCAGGAGACACGCCAGACGGCCTACCGGGATATGCTGCACTATGCCGGTCGCGTGATCGCTTATGCGGAGCAGGCGATCCCCGAGCTTGCCGACTTCGGCGGAGACTCGATTGAAGACTACACTCACGCCCGGGCGCTGGCCGAGAAACTGTCCCGTGCCATTGACCTGCTGCGGCGGGTGATGGACCAGACCGAGCGACGGGTGTTCAAAGGTGAACAGGTACCGGCGTCGGAGAAGATCGTGTCGCTGTTTGAGACGCACACCGACATCCTGGTCAAAGGACGGCGTGAGACGGAGTTTGGGCACAAGGTGTTCCTGACCGGCGGTGCGTCGAACCTGATTCTTGACTGCCTGGTGGAACGAGGCAACCCGGCCGATGCCGAGCGGTTTCTGCCGTTGTTGAAGCGGCATATCGAGCGGTATGGACGCCCGCCCCGGCAGAGCACGGCGGATGGCGGCTTTGCTTCGCAGGCGAACCTGGCGGGAGCCAAGGCAGCAGACGTCAAGGATGTGGTCTTTGCCAAGAAGCGCGGTCTGTCGATCGTGGACATGGCCAAGAGCACGTGGGTTTATCGGCGGTTGCGCAATTTTCGAGCCGGGATCGAGGCGAACATTTCGACGTTGAAACGAAGCTATGGGCTGAAGCGTTGCAACTGGTCGGGTTGGGAAGGCTTCAAGGCATATATCTGGAGTGCGATTGTTGCCTACAACCTCACGGTGCTGGCCCGTATTCAGCTGGCCACGGCCTGAGAGAGCAGCGAGAAAAAAGAAGGTACCGGGACGAAACAGCCGAGGTGCGTCTGCAGATCGAAAAATCGGCGGCTTGATGGTGTTAGGAATGGGTGTCATGCCCGCCTGCGCGTTGAAAATCGCCGTCTCTTTCAAGGCAGCGCCGTTTTGTCCCTTGATGTTTAACAAAATATCGCCCTTTCCGGACGGACACTAGTTAGCAAAGTCCTGACTGGTAGCCATATTGCAGCCAAGCACTGTCGTCTTTCCGACCGTTGCGGTTCGCGAAAAAACTACAGTACCTCTTGGTAGAATTCGCGCAGAAGAGTTGTCAATGCCTTCCTGCGTGACACTTTGCTGGGTTGAATGAATTTCGCGATCATCCAGTGCATCCGTATCGTGTAACGAAACCCACGGAATCGACCCGTTCCAATACTTCGGATTGCGACGACTCGGTGTGTGACCGCTCTCTAACTGCGCCACCGTTGTTAGCTGTACCCTTTTCCAATCCACTGGAATCAGTCCAACCTCAGTCTGCTTGAACCCCACTGGAACCGCGCTCATGGCAGAAAACTCCGGCAGAAAGGCGACGTTAGCGGGACAGTGTTTGAGTGTATTACTTCCATACGAACCCCATCTTTTTCAGGTGTTCATCGACGCGGGCGGCGAGCGTCGCCACGTCGTCGGTGAGCTCTGGCAGCGGCGTGGCGTAGCGTTCGGCGAGTTGGCGGATGCGACCGGTGAGGGTTTGGGAGACGCGGTCTAGCTCGCCCTGCACGGCGGCGGCGAGTGCGGCGAGCCATTTGTCGTCCACCACCAGCGTCTTGATCTCGGTCTCGGTGAGTTTGG encodes the following:
- a CDS encoding ISNCY family transposase — its product is MRRKRNPQTTIFEVLGKHPGPRELEQMDAILATDHHLLDQAYADLLKKSRSDTGRQGMTAEQVVRCTLLKQFRELSYDDLAYYLADSHSFRSFVRLEPGHFPAKSTLQENIKALSEEAWLAIHQFLLAYAQQAKIENGRKIRLDSTAVQTDIHRPTDATLLWDGIRVITRWLFEGKELSPCPGYGCSDHRRVVKKRLLSIQNATKQETRQTAYRDMLHYAGRVIAYAEQAIPELADFGGDSIEDYTHARALAEKLSRAIDLLRRVMDQTERRVFKGEQVPASEKIVSLFETHTDILVKGRRETEFGHKVFLTGGASNLILDCLVERGNPADAERFLPLLKRHIERYGRPPRQSTADGGFASQANLAGAKAADVKDVVFAKKRGLSIVDMAKSTWVYRRLRNFRAGIEANISTLKRSYGLKRCNWSGWEGFKAYIWSAIVAYNLTVLARIQLATA
- a CDS encoding restriction endonuclease subunit S, translated to MQQLLTGQIRLPGFDGAWEVKRLGDVFAFSGGLSASRDQLSDTGHCYLHYGDIHLSRKTYIDVEAEILDIPKLDVPLAEVSSSALLQDGDIVFVDASEDDEGTSKHLVVVNPEGRRYISGLHTIVAKSKGNGLANLFKRYCFQTRNIKEQFRFFAVGTKVSGISKTSIAKIELLYPLLLDEQTAIATILSDMDAELAALEARRDKTRALKQGMMQELLTGRIRLV
- a CDS encoding restriction endonuclease subunit S is translated as MSAVPVGFKQTEVGLIPVDWKRVQLTTVAQLESGHTPSRRNPKYWNGSIPWVSLHDTDALDDREIHSTQQSVTQEGIDNSSARILPRGTVVFSRTATVGKTTVLGCNMATSQDFAN